TGCGACCGACAGGCTATAGCGCTTATATGACGCCCTCATGACGCTGCGGCATGCAGCGGCGCTGGCGTACGACATGCTTGCCAAGCTAGCATTCGGACGGAGGGGAAACTTGTGATGAGGCGACAGGGATCAGCCGCATTGCGTCTGCGGCGCGCACTTTGCCGATCTGGTTGGGAATCTTATCCGGCGGTGGGATTGAGCAAACTCAGCCGGTAAGCATACGGCGCCTGCCCGCTCCAGCGCCGGAATGCGCGGGTAAACGCGCTCTGCTCGGAATAGCCCAGCAACTGGGCGATTTCAGCCAGCTGCAGGCGCGGGTCGGCCAGGTAGTCTTCGGCCAGGCGCTGGCGGATACTCTCGCGCAATTCCCGGAAGTTGATGCCGGCGGCGGCCAGCCGGCGATGCAAGGTGCGCGCCGAAACGTGCAGCTCGTTGGCGACCAGCTCCAGCTCGGGCTGGCCTTCGCGCACCAGGCGGGCGATGCAGCGCCGCACCGCCTGTTCGAAATCGTCGCTGGGCGGCAATTGCGCCAGCAAGTCATCGGCCTGTCGTTCCAGCACATTCAGCAAGACCGTATCCGGCTGCCGCAGCGGCAATGCCAGCAGCGCTTGCGGAAAGCGGATCGAGGTTTCCGGCTGGTCGAACAATACCGGGCAGCCGAACCAGTCACGATATGGCTGGATGTCGGCCGGCGCCGGATTGACGAAGCGGATTTCGGTGGCCACGATGCGGCGGCCGGTGGCGTTGTGGGTCAGCTGTAGCAGCGCGGTGATGGCGCATTCGTCCACCAGCGCTCCGGGACGGCCCTGGTCGACGCCCCATTCCAGCAGCAGCTCGCTGCCCTCCACGCTGCTGCGCATGGGATTGACGTCGTACAGCAGACGCTGGTATTGCAAGGTGCGGGCCAGCGCCGCACCGAGGTTAGGACAAGCCAGCAGCACATAGCCCATCACGCCGAAATGCGCCGGCGTAATGGTCTGGCCCAGGTGCAGGCCGAGCAAGGGGTCATGCAGGTGTTCGGCGGCGCGCTGCAGCAAGGCACGCCAGGCAGCCACCGGATAACGCAGCGAGCCGCGGTCGGCTGCTTCCGGCGCGGCGACACCCAGCAAGGCGGCCGCAGCCACACCCCGCTTTTCAAGATACTCATACAGCAGCCGCACATAGGTGCTGGGGACCACGCCCCGGGGCGGCTGTTCCACTATGGTCTGGTGCATGGCGAGAATTGTCAAATAATTGTCTGTAGCGGTCAAGCCTTTATATCAGGCCCGGGGCTAAAATCCAACGCATCGACTAAGCGCATGGAGCAGTACATCATGATGGATCTGATTGCCTGGATGGAGGCCACTTTCGGTTCTCATATAGAGTGGAAACAGGTGGTGCTGATCGGCATGACACCCTTGTTCCTGGTCGGCTTTGCCATCGAATGGCAGGTCATGCGCAAGCGCGGCGCGCGCCAGCAGTTCTATTGGAAAGACATCCTCACCAACCTCACCCTCGGCAGCAGCTACCAGCTGTTCGAACTGGCGGTGCACGTGCTATTCGTCGGCGCCGCCATATTCTGGTTCTGGCACCATCACTTGTTGACGATCCCGATCAACGGCTGGACCCTGCTGCCGATCTTCCTCGGCGTCGAATTCTGCTACTACTGGTTCCATCGCAGCAGCCACCGCGTGCGCTGGTTCTGGACCGCCCACGTGGTGCACCATAGCGGCGAGCACATGAACATGACGACCGCCATGCGGCAGTCGATGCTCTACCCGATCACTGGCTGGTGGCTGTTCTTCATGCCGCTGGTGCTGCTGGGCGTGCATCCGGCGGTGGTGTTCATCCTGTACGCCTGCGACCTGGTGTACCAGTTCTTCATCCACACCGAAAGCGTCGGCAAGCTGCACCCTGTGCTGGAGTACCTGTTCGACACCCCCAGCAACCACCGCGCCCATCACGGCCGCAACGACTGCTATATCGACCGGAACTACGGCGGCGTGCTGATCATTTTCGACCGCCTGTTCGGTACTTATGTGGAAGAGCAGGAAGCCGTGGATTACGGCATCAAGCGCCAGGTCTACAGCCACAATGCGCTGATCCTCAACTTCCACGAATTCATCGCGATGTGGCGCGACGTCGCACAGCCGGGCAACCTGCCGCAGCGCCTGAAGCATCTGTGGGCGCCGCCCGAATACGAGCGCGCGCCCTTGCCTTGAGCGGCGCCTATTTCTGCATCTGGATGTAACGCTTGACGTCGTCGAAGCTCACCTTGCCGCGCTTGGCGGTATCGATCTTGCTGAAGTTGTTGCTGACAAAACCCAGGCCGGCTTTCTGCGCCTGCTCCTTGGTCAAGACACCCTTCTTGTCGACATCGGCGGCGTCGAAATCCGCTTTCAGGCCCTGATCCACTTGCTGCTGCAGATCGGCGCCTTTGCTGATCGGCGTTGGCGCCGGCAACGGCGCTCCCGGCGGCAGCAGCGGTCCTTCCGTGCCTGCCTGGGCGATGCTCATGGCGCTGCTGAGGCCGGCGGCGCACAGCACCGCGCTGATTGAATGCCAAGATTTTTTCATGCTCGCTTCCTTTTCATCCGCATAGTTCATCATAGACGCTTTTAGCGCAGCGTTATGGCTTTCAGGCTGCTAGCGGCCGGCGTGGTGTTGTCCGGCCACGGATCCGGCAGGTCGGCAAAGCCCATGGCGCCGGCAATCGGCGTCCCTTTGTAAAAACTTGCCAGATCGGCCTTGATCAGCGGCCGCGAATCGTTGTCCAGATAAGTCATATGGCCGCCGTTGTAGTGGGTCAGCTGGATATTGGGCGGATTTTGCTGCAGGCTGGCGAGGGTTTTCAGGCGCCCCAGGTCCTTTTCGGTGGCAAAGAAAGGCGTCACAAAATCATGATAGCCGTTGATCGAAAATATCTTGATTTTCGGGTTCAGTGCAATCTCTTGGGCGAGGTCGGGGATGGTATCCGGATAAGCCTTGCCGCCGTGGCTGAAATCCCAGGTCCAGCCGGGCGACCGGCCTGAGGAATAGCTGGTGTTGGGCGCGCTGTACTTGAGGTAATTGGGCAGCACCTGCTGGCTCTGGATATTGAAGAAACTGCTCACCAGCGAACTGGACGGATCGCCGCCCTGCGCCATGGCGCTGCCGTTGGCGGCGGCGACACGGCCATCATAGGATCCGATCAGGAAACCGGGCTTGAGCTGGTCGCCGTAGCTGTTGCTGTTGGTGGCGACAGCAGTGCCGAAATACAGCTTGAGCGCCTCATTAGCCAGGCCCGACAGGCTGGCCAGGGTCGCGAACGATTGCGCCTGGCTGGCGCTGGGCGGGTCGCCGTAGGTGTAATTGGCATCGTCGGTGAAGGAGGCGTACTGCTGCAGCACCACGCCGCGCATGGTCGCCATGTAGCCGGGCGTGCTGGCTGGCGCCGGCGCCACCTTGTTGTAATACGCCGCCACTGCGCCGAAAGTCGGCAAGGATGAGGCGTACTGGTCGCCGTTGCGGCCCATGTCGTTGTAATCAAGGATAGAAGAATTGAGGACGATCCCGCTCAGATGCACGCCGGCGCTTTCCAGCAGATGCGACAGCACCGCCGTGCGCGGCGTGCCGTACGACTCGCCATACAGATAGATAGGCGACGCCGAACGCTGGTTGGCCGTGATATAGCGCTGGATAAAGTCGCGCATCACGCCGGCATCCTGGTCCACGCCCCAGAACGAGGCATTGGTGTTGGGCGCGATCGCTTCGGAATAGCCGGTGCCGGGCGGATCGATAAACACCAGGTCGGTGGTGTCGATCAGGCTCTCCTGGTTGTCGACCAGCGGAAAATTCGGATAGCCGGTCCCTTGCGGATCGGCGGTATCGACGCGGGTCGGGGCGAACGAGCCCAGCCGCAGATAGATCGCCGGGCTGCCTGGTCCGCCGTTATAGAAAAATGTCACAGGCCGGGTCTTGGCGTCCTGGCCGTCCGCAGTGTAGGCGACATAGAAAAACGAGGCTTCCGGGTTGCCCTTGGCGTCGCTGGCGGTCAGATGCCCGGTCGTGGTCGTATAGGCAATATTACTGCCCGCCAGGGCAAGGGTGTGGTGCGTAACGGCGGCATTTTCGCTGGCGCTCGGCAAGGAATCTTTCGGATTGACTGAATAAGCGACCGGATCGGTATATGGCTGATCCACTGCCGCATTGGCTGCGGCATTACCGCCGCCGGAATCACTGCCGCCGCCACAGCCGGCCAGCAGCGCTACCGCGCATATGCTTACGACCGCCAGTTTCAATCGCCGATGAAGACTACCCATGAATTTCTCCCAGATATTTCCGTCGTGGATATTGACCCGTATGACCAACCTGCGCGGGTAATTGTATAGCTCTCACAGGATATGCCCGCCGAAACCGAAAAAAGGGCCATCGCCGTGTCAGGCGATCTCGCTCAAAATCGCCTTGACGCGGTCCAGCGCCGGCGCGATATCCAGGGTTTCTATCGCGCCATAGCCGAAGAACAGGCCCTGCAGCGGCGGCTGCGCATGATAAAAGACGTCGATCGGATACAGGCCGACGTCGACCCGTCGCGCCAGCTTGAGCAGCAAGGGAATATCGATCTCGCGCTTGGTCAGCGCAGTCATGTGGAAGCCGGCGGTAGCGGCGATCGGCTGCAGCCAGGGCGCCAGGTCGGTGGCAAAGCGCGCCAGCATCTGCTCGCGGCGGCTGCCGTAGATCGCATGGCAGCGCCGGATGTGCTTTTGCAGATAGCCGTCGTCGATGAACTTGGCCAGCGCCCATTGCATCATGGTGGGCGCATGCCAGTCGGACAGATGCTTGGCGATGGCCACCGCCGCGCGGATGGCGGGCGGCGCAATCAGGTAGCCGATGCGCAGCTCCGGCTGCATGACCTTGGAAAAAGTGCCGACAAAGGCGACCAGCCCTTCCGTATCCATGCTTTGCAAGGAATCTGTGGGCCGCCCTTGGTAGCGGAATTCACTGTCGTAATCGTCTTCGATGATGATCGCGCCCAATTCGCCGGCACGCTTCAGCAGCGCCTTGCGGCGCGCCAGGCTCATCGGCATGCCAAGCGGGAACTGGTGCGCGGGCGTGACATAGATCAGGCGCGTCTGCTCAGGGATCTGTTCCACCATCATGCCTTCGGC
The sequence above is a segment of the Collimonas sp. PA-H2 genome. Coding sequences within it:
- a CDS encoding AraC family transcriptional regulator produces the protein MHQTIVEQPPRGVVPSTYVRLLYEYLEKRGVAAAALLGVAAPEAADRGSLRYPVAAWRALLQRAAEHLHDPLLGLHLGQTITPAHFGVMGYVLLACPNLGAALARTLQYQRLLYDVNPMRSSVEGSELLLEWGVDQGRPGALVDECAITALLQLTHNATGRRIVATEIRFVNPAPADIQPYRDWFGCPVLFDQPETSIRFPQALLALPLRQPDTVLLNVLERQADDLLAQLPPSDDFEQAVRRCIARLVREGQPELELVANELHVSARTLHRRLAAAGINFRELRESIRQRLAEDYLADPRLQLAEIAQLLGYSEQSAFTRAFRRWSGQAPYAYRLSLLNPTAG
- a CDS encoding sterol desaturase family protein, translated to MMDLIAWMEATFGSHIEWKQVVLIGMTPLFLVGFAIEWQVMRKRGARQQFYWKDILTNLTLGSSYQLFELAVHVLFVGAAIFWFWHHHLLTIPINGWTLLPIFLGVEFCYYWFHRSSHRVRWFWTAHVVHHSGEHMNMTTAMRQSMLYPITGWWLFFMPLVLLGVHPAVVFILYACDLVYQFFIHTESVGKLHPVLEYLFDTPSNHRAHHGRNDCYIDRNYGGVLIIFDRLFGTYVEEQEAVDYGIKRQVYSHNALILNFHEFIAMWRDVAQPGNLPQRLKHLWAPPEYERAPLP
- a CDS encoding EF-hand domain-containing protein, with product MKKSWHSISAVLCAAGLSSAMSIAQAGTEGPLLPPGAPLPAPTPISKGADLQQQVDQGLKADFDAADVDKKGVLTKEQAQKAGLGFVSNNFSKIDTAKRGKVSFDDVKRYIQMQK
- a CDS encoding peptidase S10; amino-acid sequence: MGSLHRRLKLAVVSICAVALLAGCGGGSDSGGGNAAANAAVDQPYTDPVAYSVNPKDSLPSASENAAVTHHTLALAGSNIAYTTTTGHLTASDAKGNPEASFFYVAYTADGQDAKTRPVTFFYNGGPGSPAIYLRLGSFAPTRVDTADPQGTGYPNFPLVDNQESLIDTTDLVFIDPPGTGYSEAIAPNTNASFWGVDQDAGVMRDFIQRYITANQRSASPIYLYGESYGTPRTAVLSHLLESAGVHLSGIVLNSSILDYNDMGRNGDQYASSLPTFGAVAAYYNKVAPAPASTPGYMATMRGVVLQQYASFTDDANYTYGDPPSASQAQSFATLASLSGLANEALKLYFGTAVATNSNSYGDQLKPGFLIGSYDGRVAAANGSAMAQGGDPSSSLVSSFFNIQSQQVLPNYLKYSAPNTSYSSGRSPGWTWDFSHGGKAYPDTIPDLAQEIALNPKIKIFSINGYHDFVTPFFATEKDLGRLKTLASLQQNPPNIQLTHYNGGHMTYLDNDSRPLIKADLASFYKGTPIAGAMGFADLPDPWPDNTTPAASSLKAITLR
- a CDS encoding PLP-dependent aminotransferase family protein, translated to MELHVVIDGEKDLAGQVYRQIREAIQSGRLAAGEQVPPSRLLAQQLRVSRKTVSEAYARLTIDQLLVGKVGSGTFVNATTQPRPRQFAGKDLAGGATLKTWLGRSIPLPAPGPDRRSGYDFVGGGGTKSHFPISEWRQCVLHGLRKSQADRGFYSYPEGLPVLREAIARHTSFARGVRCVAADVLVTNGAQQAIDLIARVLLEPGCTVAVEDPGYPSARIAFASQGAHIACIPVDAEGMMVEQIPEQTRLIYVTPAHQFPLGMPMSLARRKALLKRAGELGAIIIEDDYDSEFRYQGRPTDSLQSMDTEGLVAFVGTFSKVMQPELRIGYLIAPPAIRAAVAIAKHLSDWHAPTMMQWALAKFIDDGYLQKHIRRCHAIYGSRREQMLARFATDLAPWLQPIAATAGFHMTALTKREIDIPLLLKLARRVDVGLYPIDVFYHAQPPLQGLFFGYGAIETLDIAPALDRVKAILSEIA